The Arachis ipaensis cultivar K30076 chromosome B07, Araip1.1, whole genome shotgun sequence genome includes a window with the following:
- the LOC107607454 gene encoding uncharacterized protein LOC107607454, whose product MAAMTNLANSMQASAVRTTQAMERLGKPARNGNANREGVGNNLGGALMTIATFLKTQHISDTQFVEFAAYQLIGEAQYWWQGECRLLQLQNTDIPWELFQTTFYREYFLESMRKARELELMQLKQGSMFVTEYSSKFVELYRFSRECQGTPESYEGWKCIKY is encoded by the exons ATGGCGGCGATGACTAACCTAGCTAACTCGATGCAAGCGAGTGCTGTTAGGACGACACAAGCCATGGAAAGGTTAGGGAAACCAGCCAGAAATGGAAATGCAAATAGAGAAGGGGTCGGAAACAACTTAGGAGGCGCTCTGATGACAATAGCTACTTTCCTAAAG ACTCAGCATATCTCGGATACTCAATTCGTAGAGTTTGCAGCCTATCAACTGATAGGAGAAGCTCAATACTGGTGGCAAGGAGAGTGTCGACTGCTGCAACTTCAGAATACGGATATTCCTTGGGAGTTATTTCAGACAACCTTTTACAGGGAGTATTTTCTGGAATCCATGAGGAAGGCTAGAGAGTTGGAGCTTATGCAGCTAAAGCAGGGTTCTATGTTTGTAACCGAGTATAGCAGTAAGTTTGTGGAACTCTATAGGTTCTCAAGGGAATGTCAGGGAACCCCTGAGTCCTATGAGGGTTGGAAGTGCATTAAGTACTAG